In Streptomyces dangxiongensis, one DNA window encodes the following:
- a CDS encoding ATP-binding protein, with the protein MGTRVRERTGKVNATKGHHMVLPLRNRKADTHGQDGSPPLRYGATWGEGAARAADARQALRALLSHAPRTGRTAVSADLAVDAELAASELVTNAVRHAPGPCGMTLKLSSDELTITVWDSSTDKPAAKKADPRRIGGHGLHLVHTVSDRVVVALRETGKRITAHLSLTPNQSTTGLGGTALPG; encoded by the coding sequence GTGGGCACCCGGGTACGCGAGAGAACAGGGAAGGTGAACGCGACGAAAGGGCACCATATGGTCCTCCCGCTGAGGAATCGGAAGGCCGACACGCACGGTCAGGATGGCAGCCCGCCGCTGCGGTACGGCGCGACCTGGGGGGAAGGCGCGGCCCGTGCCGCAGACGCCCGTCAGGCCCTGCGCGCCTTGCTGAGCCACGCCCCCCGAACCGGCCGCACAGCAGTGTCGGCCGACCTGGCCGTAGACGCCGAACTCGCCGCCAGTGAGCTGGTCACCAACGCCGTCCGGCATGCTCCGGGCCCCTGCGGAATGACCCTGAAGTTGTCCAGCGACGAGTTGACGATCACCGTGTGGGACAGCTCCACCGACAAGCCGGCGGCGAAGAAGGCCGACCCGCGCCGCATCGGCGGTCATGGGCTGCACCTGGTGCACACGGTCAGCGACAGGGTCGTCGTCGCGCTTCGTGAAACGGGAAAACGGATCACCGCCCATCTGTCCCTGACACCGAACCAGAGCACCACCGGTCTTGGCGGAACGGCTCTCCCGGGCTGA
- a CDS encoding ferredoxin reductase encodes MTSAALRSRAWKLLEMVTTPLLPSDYLDLVSPLRAGADLRGRIEAVHPETGDAATVVIRPGRGWRGHTAGQYVRIGVDVDGVRLWRAYSITSPTNRRDGRVTITVKAIPDGKVSNHLVRRAKPGTLIELDQPTGDFVLPQAKPAKVLYLTAGSGITPVMGMLRDTEFDDVVMVHCAPQPQDVIFRNELHDLVADRKLRLTEVHTDTDGMLDIARLDELVPDWAERETWACGPAGLLDAAEEHWSEHGVQERLHTERFRPSIVVAGDGGEVTFSATGKTVDADGATPLLDVGEEAGVLMPSGCRMGICFGCITPLKAGAVRDLRTGEITEAEPGVLIQTCVSAAAGPCDIER; translated from the coding sequence ATGACAAGTGCAGCCCTCCGCAGCAGGGCGTGGAAACTGCTGGAGATGGTCACGACGCCGCTGCTGCCGTCGGACTACCTCGACCTGGTCAGCCCGCTGCGTGCGGGCGCTGACCTGCGTGGGCGCATCGAGGCCGTGCACCCCGAGACGGGTGACGCCGCGACTGTCGTGATCAGGCCGGGACGGGGCTGGCGCGGCCACACAGCCGGTCAGTACGTGCGTATCGGGGTCGACGTCGACGGGGTGCGCCTGTGGCGTGCCTACTCCATCACCTCGCCGACGAACCGCCGGGACGGCCGCGTCACGATCACCGTGAAGGCGATCCCGGACGGCAAGGTCAGCAACCACCTGGTCCGCAGGGCGAAACCTGGCACGCTGATCGAGCTGGACCAGCCGACCGGTGACTTCGTGCTGCCGCAGGCCAAGCCCGCCAAGGTGCTCTACCTGACGGCCGGCAGCGGCATCACGCCCGTGATGGGCATGCTGCGCGACACCGAGTTCGACGACGTCGTCATGGTCCACTGCGCGCCACAGCCGCAAGACGTGATCTTCCGCAACGAACTGCACGACCTGGTCGCGGACAGGAAGCTGCGGCTCACCGAGGTGCACACCGACACAGACGGCATGCTCGACATCGCCCGTCTCGACGAACTCGTGCCCGACTGGGCCGAGCGCGAGACCTGGGCCTGCGGGCCCGCGGGCCTGCTCGACGCCGCCGAGGAGCACTGGAGCGAGCACGGCGTACAAGAGCGCCTGCACACCGAACGCTTCCGCCCCAGCATCGTCGTCGCCGGCGACGGCGGCGAGGTCACGTTCAGCGCCACCGGCAAGACCGTCGACGCGGACGGCGCCACGCCGTTGCTGGACGTGGGCGAGGAGGCCGGCGTGCTCATGCCCTCCGGGTGCCGCATGGGCATCTGCTTCGGCTGCATCACGCCGCTCAAGGCCGGCGCCGTCCGCGACCTGCGCACCGGCGAGATCACCGAGGCAGAGCCGGGCGTCCTCATCCAGACCTGCGTGTCCGCCGCGGCGGGCCCCTGCGACATCGAACGGTAG
- a CDS encoding fatty acid desaturase family protein, translating to MTAIDPTAHLTAEQIEELGRELDAIRDEVIASRGEKDAAYIRKVISAQRKLEAVSRGVLLFSIFPPAWLLGTAGLSVAKIMDNMEIGHNVLHGQWDWMRDPKIHSTTWEWDHVSPSEQWKHSHNELHHTYTNVIGKDNDLGYGIMRVDEDQKWHPFHLGQPLWNFINACFFEYGIAAYDLELGKNLHKRRRKSPEFRAQARAVGRKIRKQVLKDYVIHPLLSGPSFLTTLGATFTANLVRNIWTHSVIMCGHFPEGVQVFERRSIKGETRGQWYLRQMMGSANISGSRAMHFMTGNLSHQIEHHLFPDLPSNRYAEVAVKVRALFEKYELEYVTGPLPKQVFSAWHKVFRLSLPNAKPKVETPDREQELVAA from the coding sequence TTGACCGCCATCGACCCCACCGCCCACCTGACCGCGGAGCAGATCGAGGAGCTCGGCCGCGAGCTGGACGCGATCCGCGACGAGGTGATCGCCAGCCGCGGCGAGAAAGACGCCGCCTACATCCGTAAGGTCATCTCGGCGCAGCGCAAGCTCGAGGCGGTCAGCAGGGGCGTGCTGCTGTTCTCGATCTTCCCGCCCGCGTGGCTGCTCGGCACCGCCGGTCTGTCCGTGGCGAAGATCATGGACAACATGGAGATCGGCCACAACGTCCTGCACGGCCAGTGGGACTGGATGCGAGACCCGAAGATCCACTCCACCACGTGGGAGTGGGACCACGTCTCGCCGTCCGAGCAGTGGAAGCACTCGCACAACGAGCTGCACCACACGTACACCAACGTGATCGGCAAGGACAACGACCTCGGCTACGGCATCATGCGCGTCGACGAGGACCAGAAGTGGCACCCGTTCCACCTCGGCCAGCCGCTGTGGAACTTCATCAACGCCTGCTTCTTCGAGTACGGCATCGCAGCGTACGACCTGGAACTCGGCAAGAACCTGCACAAGCGCCGCCGCAAGAGCCCGGAGTTCCGCGCTCAGGCCAGGGCCGTCGGCCGCAAGATCCGCAAGCAGGTGCTCAAGGACTACGTGATCCACCCGCTGCTGTCGGGCCCGTCGTTCCTCACCACGCTCGGCGCCACGTTCACCGCGAACCTGGTCCGCAACATCTGGACCCACTCGGTGATCATGTGCGGGCACTTCCCCGAGGGCGTACAGGTCTTCGAGCGCCGGTCGATCAAGGGCGAGACGCGCGGCCAGTGGTACCTGCGCCAGATGATGGGCTCGGCGAACATCAGCGGCAGCAGGGCCATGCACTTCATGACCGGCAACCTGTCGCACCAGATCGAGCACCACCTGTTCCCGGACCTGCCGAGCAACCGGTACGCCGAGGTCGCTGTGAAGGTGCGCGCGCTGTTCGAGAAGTACGAGCTGGAGTACGTCACCGGGCCGCTGCCCAAGCAGGTGTTCTCCGCGTGGCACAAGGTCTTCCGGCTCTCGCTGCCGAACGCGAAGCCCAAGGTCGAAACGCCGGACCGCGAGCAGGAGCTCGTCGCGGCCTGA
- a CDS encoding PucR family transcriptional regulator, translated as MSHAIRRASELTLDETTVTALRAALKTTADEVVQAIIDEVPPYANALSGHMGATIRRAVRTALGHYLDLASGNATGGDAGDAAYELGRGEVRDGRSMDALLSAYRVGARVAWRCLAAGAVPAGLPAAEVAKFAELTFAYIDELSAASAAGHADELAAQGRAHERHLEHLARDLLAGASPDVLLASVQRAGWQPPVSLTAVLLPAAQARPAYRALDPRTLVLDDLPDATGVLLVPDADRSHLLRQLTDRTAVVGPARPWTRASASYARAVRARSLSSDIRDTEDHLPELVLSADADAFADLRARALAPLRNLPVATARRLEETLRAWLLHQGRRDEVAAALFVHPQTVRYRMSQLRELFPDLASPHRVLELTLAVGLRVS; from the coding sequence GTGAGCCACGCAATCCGGAGGGCCAGCGAACTGACCCTCGATGAGACGACGGTCACCGCACTTCGGGCCGCGCTGAAGACCACCGCCGACGAGGTCGTCCAGGCGATCATCGACGAGGTACCTCCCTACGCCAACGCCCTTTCGGGCCACATGGGCGCCACCATCCGCCGAGCCGTCCGCACCGCCCTGGGGCACTACCTGGACCTCGCGAGCGGGAACGCCACAGGCGGCGACGCCGGTGACGCAGCCTACGAGCTGGGCCGCGGCGAGGTGCGCGACGGCCGTTCGATGGACGCCCTGCTCAGCGCCTACCGCGTCGGCGCCCGCGTGGCCTGGCGATGCCTGGCAGCGGGTGCCGTACCCGCAGGTCTGCCCGCCGCCGAGGTCGCCAAGTTCGCCGAGCTGACCTTCGCCTACATCGACGAGCTCTCCGCCGCGAGCGCCGCGGGCCACGCCGACGAACTGGCCGCCCAGGGCAGGGCCCATGAGCGTCACCTGGAACACCTGGCCCGCGACCTCCTCGCCGGCGCGAGCCCGGACGTGCTGCTGGCCTCCGTTCAACGGGCCGGGTGGCAGCCTCCGGTTTCGCTGACCGCGGTCCTGCTGCCCGCCGCCCAGGCCCGTCCTGCCTACCGCGCGCTCGACCCGAGGACCCTCGTCCTCGACGATCTGCCGGACGCCACCGGTGTGCTGCTCGTCCCCGATGCCGACCGATCACATCTCTTGCGGCAGCTAACCGACCGCACCGCCGTGGTCGGCCCGGCCCGGCCATGGACTCGTGCGTCCGCCTCGTACGCGCGAGCCGTACGCGCGCGCTCCCTCTCCTCCGATATCCGCGACACCGAGGACCACCTGCCCGAGCTGGTGCTGAGCGCCGACGCGGACGCGTTCGCGGACCTGCGTGCCCGAGCCCTCGCACCGTTGCGGAACCTGCCCGTCGCGACGGCACGGCGACTGGAGGAGACGTTGCGGGCGTGGCTGCTGCACCAGGGCAGGCGGGACGAGGTGGCGGCGGCGTTGTTCGTCCATCCCCAGACGGTCCGGTACCGGATGTCGCAGCTACGGGAGCTGTTTCCGGATCTCGCATCGCCACACCGGGTCCTTGAACTGACGCTGGCGGTCGGTCTTCGGGTCAGTTGA
- a CDS encoding thioredoxin family protein → MTKRVHRPREDAEFNFILGMSGVPVLAYFTGTWPKAIEPCRVMDLVVGGIADDYTGRLTAVRADITRCPAATERYGITGAPSYVLLKEGEAVAHGTGPTTIAEVRKFLDGHL, encoded by the coding sequence ATGACGAAGCGGGTTCACCGACCCCGTGAGGACGCGGAGTTCAATTTCATCCTCGGGATGAGCGGAGTTCCGGTCCTCGCATACTTCACCGGGACATGGCCCAAGGCAATCGAGCCCTGCCGGGTGATGGACCTCGTCGTGGGTGGCATCGCCGACGACTACACGGGCCGCCTGACGGCCGTCCGGGCCGACATCACGCGTTGTCCGGCCGCAACCGAGCGATACGGGATCACCGGAGCCCCGTCCTACGTCCTGCTGAAGGAGGGAGAGGCGGTGGCGCACGGCACGGGGCCTACGACCATCGCCGAGGTACGGAAGTTCCTGGACGGCCACCTCTGA